Sequence from the Amaranthus tricolor cultivar Red isolate AtriRed21 chromosome 1, ASM2621246v1, whole genome shotgun sequence genome:
GTTCATCTGCACATTATGTACACTGTTTTGTTTACCAACTTCAATTGACTCTTGTTAAGGTTGCACACAAACATGTTGATGTTGAGCGTCTTATTGATTTTATCAATCTTACATTGAATACTATTGGTGTTTCTTATAAACGTAGAGATAAGTTTCGACAAAAACAAGCTGAGATGGTTGAAAAAGCCTTATCTGAAGGTGAGCTATTAATTGGAAAGGGTTTAAATCAAGAAGTTGTTCTTCAAAGACCTGGGGATACTCGTTGGGGTTCTCATTTTAAAACTTTCTCCAATTTCATTCAAATGTTTTCTCCTATAGTTAATGTGCTTGATGCTCTTGTAGTTGCTAGAGATGATGATATAGCTAGAAGTCAAGCTAGTTTGGATGGcatacaaacttttgattttgcTTTCATGATTTATTTAATGAAATTAGTATTAGGGATCTCTAATGGACTAAGTCTATCTTTGCAAAGAAGAGATCATGACGTTGTAAATGCTATGTCCTTGCTTGGTACTACTAAGAGACGATTTCAGAAGACTAGGGATGAAGGATGGGAATTTTTGATGAATGAAGTGAAATCTTTTTGTGTACAACATGACATTGTGATAAATGATCGGTTAATGTTTTTTGCACTATTATTGATATGAAAATGCAAGAACTTGATAGTCGCTTTCCTGAGATTAGTACAAATTTACTTATTGGAGTTGGTTGTTTGAATCCTGCTAATTCATTTTCCTATTACAACAAAGAGAAGGTAATCAAAATGGCAAAGTTGTATCCCGATGATTTTGATAATTTCTGTACTAGATGAGCGGTATTCAAGCTTAAGTACTCTTGGTGATTTCTCCAAAACATTAGTTCAATCTGGTTTGTATAAGTCTTGCCCACATTTTTATAAGCTATTGATGTTGGCGTTGACTTTTCCAGTATCTACAGCAACAGTTGAAAGAGTGTTCTCAGCAATGAAGATTATTAAAACTGAGTTGCGCAAAAGATATCTGATTAGTTTTTAAATGATACTGTTGTAACTTATTTTGAAAGTTGTAACTTATTTTGAAAgtgatttgttttaaaatttttcaaatgatGATATTATGCGTCATTTTCAGAATATGAAAACTCGGCGTGGACAATTACCTTAATCAATTcttgtttaatgtaattttttaacgcaattgatttaatttttttttttcaattatcgaCATCCCTCGTCAATTTTTCTGGTTCCGCCCTTGACGGCATGTGCAACATACTCGACTTTACAAACCCCAAAGTTAGGAAGCCTCATGCACTATAGATACATAgtaaattttttgtattttaaaaaaaataaagcaactTGTAGAAGGATTTAACATAAAAAGAATACGAGGggtcaaatattaaaaatgcaCTAGGTCTTATAAATatcataaattcttgtgagagacgatctctttaaaagaatatctctaattgggccgtcctattatatatttttttaaatattgtaagtagccattaagaatgatgtaagtaaacatttaagatattgaaagtaggcattaaggatacggtaagtaagcattaaagataatacAAGTAGACATTAGGAATACGGTaattagacattaatctttagtgggttggacttgagatacgtctctcaagagactagctgaataaaaaatttggttgcaTTTAAAATGGTGATAGTGATGTATGGTGAGGCAAACCGTTACTTATTGGGCAAAATTAATGATGCTAATATACTAATTGAAATACTTATTGGGCAAACCGTGTATAAAAATTATCTCACGATAAAACCGTTTCacacaaaaatttatgtaaaaactTACCGGAGTAGTTTCCGATCATGGTAACGGTAGCATCAGCATTAGGCCCAATAACAGCAATAGTAGGATGTTGGGTTTGCGAGATAACATCGCTACCTGAGATAGTGTTTTGGTATTTAATCCAAACTGGTATCTCAGATAGCGGTTTTGTTTggctgatttttcttttttattttttttattaataaccaAATCGCTCGTAATGAATATCTGTGAAAGAGCACACTGTCatttgagatggcggtttgtttttcttattttttttaaaaatattgtcaaTAGTAGATCACCATCTAAGAAAGTCATTTGATTTGAAATACAACCAAACTGCTTTATCAGATGGCGGTTTGGTAAAAAAATTCTTCTAGCCCGTTTTACGTGGACGGTAACATGGGAATTCATTTTTTCATGGAAGTAGGATGGAAAATAAAATTCCAATTACTAACATTTTTGTGAGCAAAGATTCCAATAACAATCagctaaaaagaaaataatgtatTAAATCGAATATAAAACTAACCCGcttttatagtatatatatatgtatatatatatatatatatatatatatatatatatatatatatatatatatatatatatatatatatatatatatatatatatatatatatatatatatatatatacatatatatatatatatatatatatatatatatatatatatatatatatatatatatatatatatatatatatatatatatatatatatatatatatatatatacatatatatatatatatatatatatacatatatatatatatatacatatatatatatatatatatatatacatatatatatatatacatatatatatatatatatacatatatatacatatatatatatatatatatatacatatatatatatatatatatatacatatatatatatatatacatatatatatatatatatatacatatatatatacatatatatacatatatatatatatatacatatatatatacatatatatatatatatatatatatatatatatatatatatatatatatatatatatatatatatacatatatatatatatacatatatatatatatatatacatatatatatatatatatatatatatatatatatatatatatatatatatatatatatatatatatatatatatatatattgtaacatctcggaataactcgggtcgtacgaaaagagaaaatgaccttttaaaaacgagacaactataatccgagtcaaaccggaatgtcagaaaacagtttaaaacggttttgaagttaaggaaaacgtgcggatcgagttctattagcgttattatgaactactagataataagaaattcttagcagcggataagaacgaaaagttaaatctacttattacaacttgagaacgaaagtcgcctcataaaaaccaaatgttctttaaactaaattttgaaattcttattaagacttctctaccctaataatttatttcttcaagggacaatcctcactccccagacctgcaacttaacttactgctagtcattgcccagataggtaacaacatcatcgcagggtcgttaagaccaaaagtacacgtcagcaaacgtcgcataccaaataaataataacataagagaaagatttaattaattaactgacaattcacagaaccttacgcttcgatcatgcttattaagaatatctattttcatgtaaaggttagtcagccatactgctgtactatccggccatactgccggtacactccaaactccataagtgagacaatacattagggggagctaacccctaagcaagtctctaccatagacactcgccttacttcggtgcctatggttaagtatgcatacccccgcggtggctcataatgccctcataaaccgcgagtaattcatttccaccaattgacgtcatactacgtccactttaaagttagtgaggtcatactacctctgcttatcaaacaatgtataaaaaaattattgattcgaaagataacattatccgtactatatatccatgctttacttttgtataccattattatatgatacatcggactaatgcgaaccacactgcgtgtacataccttaagcaaaataaccaactcgcaagcgtcttaatcaattcccagtcacgaatcgacttcctacaaggttcaatcgtattcgggaaataagcacacatacacattttcctcaaatcatctatagcacacatatacaatcacatccatacctagaatactacacacaacatgaacatccatcacatactataacatggtaaatacacaaaacaggacagcctatacaatctgtccagaaactcaacttaaaactgtcaaattaaaaatccgacttcaccgttgcgtccggaaggcgtcaaaacccccgggtaccaattttcataatttataacatattataagtatttttaacttaatttcaaagccaaaaatgctccaaaaacacatttttttcaccattttcaaaacctacgggatttcatttttttatcacaaaaatataaatttcaatgctttatttcctattaaatctaaacaataaaatttacataattttcatgatcacatacaaaaataaattttaattaattatatatttttttcctcaaaaataattctttttgcacaaatgtacacacacaaacacatcacatatatacatgtatatttctctaccaacattataaatttcttcttttaatcaataaaaaaaataaaaataaatttccatcaccacatacattttttatatgagcaaccatttttttttatgtatatatatatatatatatatatatatatatatatatatatatatatatatatatatatatatatatatatatatatatatatatatatatatatatatatatatatatatatatatatatatatatatatatatatatatatatatatatatatatatatatatatatattttcaatcattcatcaaacaattcttcacacacatgtaaacatatccaaaaccctaaaaaccatacattaatttagatagaaaaacatcatacttccacacatgaattttaaatcatgaacaaatcataaactataaaataacacacataaaaatcatagaaatttaaattaaaacttaaaaataaaaactagattaagaattaatcacaattgctcaagaacaaaacaccaaaattgatgaaccaaaaggaggattaggcgtgggaatttgagggtttagggagtgtttttcttacttgcaatggcttggaatgaaaagatgtaaTGAAAATTAAGAGATTAGGTAAATAAggcaattaaggaaaattaaggcaatacttatAGAAGGTAATAATTCCTTGATCTTTCAATCTTCCTAAGAAGTTACTAATCCTTCTTAAttctccatatggccggccaaatccAATCACCTTcccactttaatttttttttgttttttttttaaaattaaagatagattaggaaaaaggtttggacttaaaatggttttaattgccttaaaagttgaagtctcatgatttaatctactaacaaaataaataatataaagaaatatatttttctaaaaagaataataataataaaaataataatattactagcaaatcatttaatatatcgggaaaatatcggggtgttatagactaccccccttaaaaaggttttgaccccaaaacctcaacgtacaaacataaacacacaacaatcaaacacaaaacacacaacaatcatacacataaaaaacgacaaaacaagcacacaacaaaagaaatagatcaaaataaaccTCAAAGCGCACAAAATtctaccgcttcctaccccccttaaaaagttacgtccccgtaacttactaacctgaggaaaaagatgcggatacttttctcgcattgaagcttctgtttcccaagttgcctcttgtgaccgatgatttgaccatagaaccttaaccattgcaacatcttttcgctgagtactgcgaacctttctatgtaaaatctgaacaggttgctcttcataggtgaggctttcatcaagttctaacggttccgggtctaagacatgcgaagaagccgcaacataacgttttaactgggagatatgaaaaacgtcatgaactttacccagcgcattaggtaacgctaaccggtaagctaacttcccaatccgctccacaatatcataggggccGATGAAATgcgggcttaacttcccacgagcaccaaaacgaaccacacctctcatcggagacacacggagtaggactttgtcgcccacttcgtactcatcaggccaacgtcggagatcggcgtacgatttttgtctatcctgggctgccttcattttatcgcgaattaactttactttctcagtcatttgcacaagcatatcaggtcctaaggtgacagattcagtaaaatcatcccaacatacaggactacggcacttacgaccataaagtgcttcaaacggagccatttgaattgttgcctgataactgttattataagagaattccactaaatccaaatgttcatcccatgaaccttgccattccatggctattgctctcaacatgt
This genomic interval carries:
- the LOC130810125 gene encoding uncharacterized protein LOC130810125, translated to MTSPLIQKDIANACYKETINAILEELGDDYFAILVDEFRDVSCYDGASNVQGHINGLKTLIQNDCSSAHYVHCFVYQLQLTLVKVAHKHVDVERLIDFINLTLNTIGVSYKRRDKFRQKQAEMVEKALSEGELLIGKGLNQEVVLQRPGDTRWGSHFKTFSNFIQMFSPIVNVLDALVVARDDDIARSQASLDGIQTFDFAFMIYLMKLVLGISNGLSLSLQRRDHDVVNAMSLLGTTKRRFQKTRDEGWEFLMNEVKSFCVQHDIVINDRLMFFALLLI